From the genome of Papaver somniferum cultivar HN1 chromosome 2, ASM357369v1, whole genome shotgun sequence, one region includes:
- the LOC113353795 gene encoding glutaredoxin-C9-like, protein MQQALPYRSWLTENSSTNPSTSMNEGLRLGGSADVVVHHPKALEEATEGRNINSDTNKTMVKSMVTENAVIIFGRRGCCMSHVVKRLLLASGVNPAIYEVDREEDEVVLIHELRQLATDDENTSINRGDQFPAVYIGGHLFGGLEQLMGAHISGGLIPILKKAGALWL, encoded by the coding sequence atgCAACAAGCACTCCCTTACAGGTCATGGTTAACTGAAAATAGCTCAACAAATCCCTCGACATCCATGAACGAGGGTTTGAGATTAGGAGGATCAGCAGACGTGGTTGTCCATCATCCTAAAGCGTTAGAAGAAGCAACAGAAGGAAGAAATATTAATAGTGATACGAATAAGACGATGGTAAAGAGTATGGTAACGGAGAACGCAGTGATCATATTTGGTAGACGTGGTTGTTGTATGTCTCATGTGGTGAAACGTTTACTTCTAGCCTCCGGCGTTAATCCGGCTATTTATGAGGtagatcgagaagaagatgaagttgttctcATCCATGAATTGAGACAACTTGCCACTGATGATGAAAATACTAGTATTAATAGGGGTGATCAATTCCCAGCAGTGTATATAGGAGGACATTTATTTGGGGGATTGGAGCAGCTCATGGGTGCTCATATTTCAGGTGGATTGATACCCATACTGAAGAAAGCAGGGGCCTTGTGGCTTTAG